One Stigmatopora argus isolate UIUO_Sarg chromosome 12, RoL_Sarg_1.0, whole genome shotgun sequence genomic window carries:
- the gpsm2 gene encoding G-protein-signaling modulator 2 isoform X4: protein MLSGGHGAKDEEESERNVVFFVLDYNMMTTNHMILNPSFPIISRMSDHPFCRLSRFPAPVRKSYRMEVSCLELALEGERLCKVGDYRAGVSFFEAAIQVGTEDLQVLSAIYSQLGNAYFHLQDYAKALEFHRHDLTLTRTIGDLLGEAKASGNLGNTLKVLGRFDEAMVCCQRHLEIAQDLNDKVGQARALYNFGNVHHAKGKSICWSGAEPGDFPEDVTVALRKASEYYEANLGLVQELGDRAAQGRTYGNLGNTHYLLGNFRNAVASHEQRLLIAKEFGDRSAERRAYCNLGNAYIFLGEFEVAAEHYKRTLQLARQLKDRAVEAQACYSLGNTYTLLQDYERAIDYHLKHLIIAQDLNDRIGEGRACWSLGNAHTALGNHDQAVHFAEKHLEICKETGDRSGELTARMNVTDLQTVLGLSYSTSTSTLSENRDADYKIQGARPRMSRRHSMENLELMKFTPDKMNGPKWSSDILSKQSKATISKSSSKLFFVSRLRGKKFKTGTGSAKVLQDASNTLDAAHTPSNKRSGPDALGDEGFFDLLSRFQSNRMDDQRCSVRDKSGSRLSLGGVPESTSRIIRKSASESADVYGAPSRRLEDSSAVGGSLPGLRLKRGGGDREVLGRLMANVDDAEPDEDFFNMLVKCQGSRLDDQRCAPPPPPTRGPTVPDEDFFSLIMRSQAKRMDEQRVTLPSASAKTSV, encoded by the exons AAATGTTGTATTCTTTGTACTTGACTACAACATGATGACCACCAACCACATGATCTTAAACCCATCATTTCCTATCATCTCAAGGATGAGCGATCACCCATTTTG CAGGCTATCAAGATTTCCTGCTCCTGTAAGGAAGAGTTACAG GATGGAGGTGTCCTGCCTTGAGCTGGCCTTGGAGGGCGAGCGCCTCTGCAAAGTGGGCGACTACAGAGCGGGCGTTTCCTTCTTCGAAGCTGCCATCCAGGTGGGCACGGAGGACCTGCAGGTGCTCAGCGCCATTTACAGCCAGCTGGGGAACGCCTACTTCCACCTGCAAGACTACGCCAAGGCCCTGGAGTTCCACCGGCATGACCTGACGTTGACCAG GACCATCGGGGATCTTCTCGGGGAAGCCAAAGCCAGCGGGAATCTCGGCAACACGCTGAAGGTGTTGGGACGCTTCGATGAGGCCATGGTGTGCTGTCAGAGGCATTTGGAAATAGCCCAAGACCTCAATGACAAG GTGGGTCAGGCCCGAGCTCTGTACAACTTTGGGAACGTGCACCACGCCAAAGGCAAAAGTATTTGTTGGAGCGGAGCCGAGCCCGGAGATTTTCCCGAAGACGTCACGGTGGCCCTGAGGAAGGCCTCCGAGTATTACGA GGCAAACTTGGGGCTGGTGCAGGAACTCGGCGACCGGGCCGCCCAGGGGCGAACCTACGGTAACCTGGGTAACACTCATTACTTGCTGGGCAACTTTCGGAATGCAGTGGCGTCTCATGAGCAG cgactGCTCATAGCAAAGGAATTCGGCGATCGCTCCGCAGAAAGACGAGCTTATTGCAACCTGGGTAACGCTTATATCTTCCTAGGAGAATTTGAAGTGGCAGCCGAGCATTATAA GAGGACGTTGCAGCTGGCGAGACAGCTCAAGGACCGCGCGGTGGAAGCTCAAGCGTGCTACAGTTTGGGCAACACGTACACTCTGCTGCAGGACTACGAGAGAGCCATCGACTACCATCTCAAACACCTCATCATCGCCCAGGACCTCAACGATCG GATCGGCGAAGGCCGAGCGTGTTGGAGTCTGGGAAATGCTCACACTGCGCTCGGAAACCACGACCAGGCCGTGCACTTTGCAGAGAAACACTTGGAAATCTGCAAAGAG ACCGGGGACAGGAGCGGCGAGTTGACGGCCCGCATGAACGTGACGGATCTGCAGACGGTCTTGGGCCTGAGCTACAGCACCAGTACCTCCACGTTGTCGGAGAACAGGGACGCCGACTACAAGATACAAG gtgcgAGGCCGAGGATGAGCAGAAGGCACAGCATGGAGAATCTGGAGTTGATGAAGTTCACGCCGGACAAGATGAAC GGTCCCAAGTGGAGCAGCGACATCCTGAGCAAACAGAGCAAGGCCACCATCTCCAAGAGCTCCTCCAAGTTGTTCTTTGTCAGCCGACTGCGCGGGAAGAAGTTCAAGACGGGCACGGGTTCCGCCAAGGTCCTCCAGGATGCCAGTAACACGCTGGATGCTGCTCACACTCCCTCAAACAAG CGATCTGGTCCCGACGCTCTCGGGGACGAAGGCTTCTTTGACCTCCTGAGTCGGTTCCAGAGCAACCGCATGGACGACCAGCGCTGCTCCGTTCGAGACAAAAGCGGCAGCAGGTTGTCGCTCGGCGGCGTCCCGGAGTCTACATCCAGGATCATCAGAAAAT CCGCGTCTGAGTCGGCCGACGTGTACGGCGCTCCAAGCCGGCGGCTAGAGGACTCCTCGGCCGTCGGCGGGAGCCTGCCGGGCCTCCGACTCAAGCGCGGTGGCGGCGACAGGGAAGTGCTCGGCCGCCTGATGGCCAACGTGGACGACGCCGAGCCGGACGAAGACTTCTTCAACATGCTCGTCAAGTGCCAG GGGTCACGTTTGGACGACCAGCGCTGCGCGCCGCCCCCTCCTCCCACGCGGGGACCCACCGTCCCGGACGAGGACTTCTTCAGCCTCATCATGCGCTCGCAGGCCAAACGGATGGACGAGCAGCGCGTCACGCTGCCGTCCGCTTCGGCAAAGACGTCAGTGTAG